Proteins encoded by one window of Actinocorallia herbida:
- a CDS encoding pentapeptide repeat-containing protein: protein MWHLRLVGGIVGGVAGVVVTGLVLWVALGPGAVWVLAHADGVRGLEGAALAEAIDRVRGRAVSIGTGLFAVAAIYFTARTAQAALDSSAAARQTAVATEQGQVTTRYTAAIEQLGSATIDIRLGGIYALERIARDSARDHPTVMAVLAAFLREHSHDDDAHSARPGAAGAGDARSPRTRLRPDLQAALSVMARRDPDLDVEPLDLTEADLNRSRLRGVRLPGAHLRGTDLRGADLTDAQLQGADLGGANLRGALLAGADLTEADLRNADLSHADLRAARLRDAAFRRADLTSANLAQADLTNANLGRATLRNARLPGADLSQAHLAGADLEGADLTDADLQGTGLPEPDAPEPPAKDMAVKE from the coding sequence ATGTGGCACTTGCGGTTGGTGGGCGGGATCGTCGGAGGCGTGGCGGGGGTGGTGGTCACCGGGCTCGTGCTGTGGGTGGCGCTCGGGCCCGGAGCCGTCTGGGTGCTGGCGCACGCGGACGGGGTCCGCGGCCTGGAGGGGGCCGCGCTCGCGGAGGCGATCGACCGGGTGCGGGGGCGCGCGGTCTCGATCGGCACCGGCCTGTTCGCCGTCGCGGCCATCTACTTCACCGCGCGGACCGCCCAGGCGGCACTCGACAGCAGCGCCGCGGCCCGGCAGACCGCGGTCGCCACCGAGCAGGGCCAGGTGACGACCCGGTACACCGCCGCGATCGAGCAGCTCGGCTCGGCCACCATCGACATCCGGCTCGGCGGCATCTACGCCCTGGAGCGCATCGCCCGCGACTCCGCGCGCGACCACCCGACCGTCATGGCGGTCCTCGCCGCGTTCCTCCGCGAGCACTCCCACGACGACGACGCGCACTCCGCGCGGCCCGGCGCGGCCGGGGCCGGGGACGCCCGCTCACCACGGACCCGGCTGCGCCCCGACCTCCAGGCCGCCCTGTCCGTCATGGCCCGCCGCGACCCCGACCTCGACGTCGAACCGCTCGACCTCACCGAGGCCGACCTCAACCGCAGCCGCCTGCGCGGCGTCCGCCTCCCCGGCGCGCACCTGCGCGGCACCGACCTGCGCGGCGCCGACCTCACCGACGCGCAGCTCCAGGGCGCGGATCTGGGCGGCGCGAACCTGCGCGGGGCCCTCCTGGCCGGAGCCGATCTCACCGAAGCCGACCTGCGCAACGCCGACCTGTCCCACGCCGACCTGCGCGCGGCACGTCTGCGCGACGCCGCCTTCCGCCGCGCCGACCTCACCTCCGCGAACCTCGCCCAAGCCGACCTGACCAACGCCAACCTGGGCCGCGCCACCCTGCGCAACGCCAGGCTCCCCGGCGCCGACCTCTCCCAGGCCCACCTCGCCGGCGCCGACCTGGAAGGCGCCGACCTCACCGACGCCGACCTCCAGGGCACCGGCCTCCCCGAACCCGACGCCCCGGAGCCCCCGGCCAAGGACATGGCGGTCAAGGAGTGA
- a CDS encoding lipoate--protein ligase family protein: MHGEYKVPGGKLVVVDLDVVDGLLSDVRVAGDFFLEPDEALAAIDAALVGAPAETATEGLAARIDAALPEGTVMYGVTSEGIAVALRRALARATDWSDYEWQLIRDAPQPPALHMALDEVITTEVAAGRRPPTLRVWEWAEPSVIIGSFQSLRNEVDPEGAERHGISVVRRISGGGAMFVEVGNTITYSLSVPAPLVSGLSFADSYAYLDDWVLQAFADMGIKAWYQPLNDIATDAGKIGGAAQKRLAPIDGGPGAVLHHVTMSYDIDADKMLEVLRIGREKMSDKGTKSAKKRVDPLRRQTGLPRETVIDRMLASFAARHGLSSGQVTPEEMARAEHLAATKFANPEWTARIP, translated from the coding sequence ATGCATGGTGAGTACAAGGTTCCCGGGGGCAAGCTCGTCGTCGTCGACCTCGATGTGGTCGACGGGCTGCTGAGCGACGTCCGGGTGGCGGGGGACTTCTTTCTGGAGCCCGACGAGGCGCTGGCGGCGATCGACGCGGCGCTGGTGGGGGCGCCCGCGGAGACCGCCACGGAAGGGCTCGCGGCGCGGATCGACGCGGCGCTGCCCGAAGGCACGGTGATGTACGGGGTGACGTCGGAGGGCATCGCGGTCGCGCTGCGGCGGGCGCTCGCCCGGGCCACCGACTGGAGCGACTACGAGTGGCAGCTCATCCGCGACGCGCCGCAGCCGCCCGCGCTGCACATGGCCCTGGACGAGGTCATCACCACCGAGGTCGCGGCGGGCCGCAGACCGCCGACCCTGCGCGTCTGGGAGTGGGCGGAGCCCTCGGTGATCATCGGCAGCTTCCAGTCGCTGCGCAACGAGGTCGACCCGGAGGGGGCGGAGCGGCACGGGATCAGCGTGGTCCGCCGCATCTCGGGCGGCGGCGCCATGTTCGTCGAGGTCGGCAACACCATCACGTACTCGCTGTCGGTGCCGGCCCCGCTCGTCTCCGGGCTGTCGTTCGCCGACTCCTACGCCTACCTGGACGACTGGGTGCTCCAGGCGTTCGCCGACATGGGCATCAAGGCCTGGTACCAGCCGCTCAACGACATCGCCACCGACGCGGGCAAGATCGGCGGCGCGGCCCAGAAGCGCCTCGCCCCGATCGACGGCGGGCCCGGCGCGGTCCTCCACCACGTCACCATGAGCTACGACATCGACGCGGACAAGATGCTGGAAGTCCTCCGGATCGGCCGCGAGAAGATGTCCGACAAGGGCACGAAGAGCGCCAAGAAGCGGGTCGATCCCCTGCGCCGTCAGACCGGCCTCCCCCGGGAGACCGTCATCGACCGCATGCTCGCCTCCTTCGCCGCCCGCCACGGCCTCAGCTCCGGCCAGGTGACGCCGGAGGAGATGGCCCGCGCCGAACACCTCGCCGCCACCAAGTTCGCCAACCCCGAATGGACGGCCCGTATCCCCTGA
- a CDS encoding NACHT domain-containing protein gives MLRRAQIILSVMFVALLGIATNIATGVLPSSWQGRLWVAWPLLIVILIAAAVLEVSQKDEPSPDFPSHQARDELLRRVRRFWVTGVLEKSLYNEARIELDLVVEDSTDRPFDITVTWSNGTREQLPPGTGMAEVFARMDRRIVILGDPGAGKTTMLLELAKALLSEAGNETDPVPVVLPLASWARQRRSIGEWIVDELVESYGMPRRLAGDWLRAHQILPLFDGLDEVALEHRKACVSALNRYLHENPTSSAVCCRSQEYRLLEGGIKFHGMVTIQRLSPAQTERFLAAAGPGLDGLKAALTSDPELRQLADSPLLLSIMALAYRDGPETTSANRSAGPRHRLYAQYVSTMLRWRKNRLYPPDKSHRYLKLLAHRLQSDRQTVFTLDLLGTNWAFTGRRFSNTWYIMALAAIPACAVMFLTSQVLAGTTVAFIATTALGIALIIQMSSEDYEDAAGISWRSQENQRNSVDIIRPPRELPVRGDITSNSVMKSFIMTVRGFLDSGQRDKIAALPITIGVGVSLSVHEKAPAGPVYAIALFVFYVLVSGMIDGLMFELANSGRTIFRRSEVPSPALRPRVRLALRVGSAWGLMTGFLTSYIASAAPAESVAPGNYGVLLGTAAFLLTFVSIGGGPLVEQWILRSNLARHDRVPWPCLPFLDFMTECLILRQVGHGYIFVHRELLDFLAQNHREDAPRSVLPDRRTRTDPR, from the coding sequence ATGCTGCGCCGCGCCCAGATCATCCTCTCGGTCATGTTCGTCGCGCTGCTCGGTATCGCGACCAACATCGCAACCGGAGTCCTTCCGTCGTCGTGGCAAGGCCGACTGTGGGTCGCGTGGCCGCTCCTGATCGTCATCCTCATCGCAGCGGCGGTGCTGGAGGTCAGCCAAAAAGACGAACCCTCACCGGACTTTCCTTCACACCAGGCGAGGGACGAACTCCTCCGCCGAGTGAGACGTTTCTGGGTGACCGGTGTCCTGGAGAAGTCCCTGTACAACGAAGCCAGGATCGAACTCGACCTCGTTGTCGAGGACTCGACCGACCGCCCGTTCGACATCACGGTCACCTGGTCGAACGGAACACGAGAACAGTTGCCGCCGGGAACGGGGATGGCCGAGGTCTTTGCGCGAATGGACCGGCGTATCGTGATCCTCGGCGATCCGGGTGCGGGCAAGACCACCATGCTCTTGGAACTCGCCAAGGCCCTCTTGTCCGAAGCGGGGAACGAGACAGATCCTGTGCCTGTCGTCCTGCCGCTCGCCTCCTGGGCACGGCAGCGTAGGTCTATCGGTGAATGGATCGTTGACGAACTCGTCGAAAGCTACGGCATGCCGCGACGTCTCGCGGGAGATTGGCTGCGCGCCCACCAGATCCTACCCTTGTTCGACGGACTGGACGAAGTCGCCCTCGAGCATCGCAAAGCGTGTGTCAGCGCACTCAACCGGTACCTGCATGAGAACCCCACAAGCAGTGCGGTCTGCTGCCGCAGCCAGGAATACAGGCTTCTCGAGGGCGGAATCAAGTTTCATGGCATGGTCACGATCCAGCGCTTGAGCCCCGCTCAGACCGAACGCTTCCTCGCCGCTGCCGGCCCCGGCCTCGACGGTCTGAAGGCCGCGCTGACCTCCGATCCCGAACTCCGGCAGCTCGCGGACTCACCGTTGCTTCTCAGCATCATGGCTCTCGCCTACAGGGACGGCCCCGAGACGACGTCCGCGAACCGGTCCGCCGGCCCACGCCACCGTCTCTATGCGCAATATGTCAGTACGATGCTTCGATGGCGGAAGAACCGACTATATCCTCCCGATAAATCTCACCGCTATCTCAAGCTCCTGGCCCACCGGTTGCAGAGCGACCGGCAAACGGTATTCACCCTCGACCTCTTGGGCACCAATTGGGCTTTCACAGGACGGCGTTTCAGCAATACCTGGTACATCATGGCCTTGGCCGCAATACCGGCCTGTGCGGTCATGTTCCTCACTTCCCAGGTACTCGCGGGCACGACTGTGGCGTTCATCGCGACCACGGCCCTCGGCATCGCATTGATCATCCAAATGTCCAGCGAGGATTACGAGGATGCCGCTGGCATCTCCTGGCGCAGTCAAGAAAATCAAAGGAACTCCGTCGACATCATCCGGCCGCCCCGAGAGTTGCCTGTCCGCGGAGACATTACCTCCAACTCTGTCATGAAATCGTTCATCATGACCGTGAGAGGTTTCCTCGACAGCGGACAGCGAGACAAGATCGCAGCGCTGCCGATCACCATCGGCGTCGGCGTCAGCCTCAGCGTGCACGAAAAGGCTCCGGCAGGACCCGTCTACGCGATCGCACTGTTCGTCTTCTACGTTCTGGTCTCCGGAATGATCGATGGCCTCATGTTCGAACTGGCGAACTCAGGCCGAACCATTTTCCGGCGCTCCGAAGTACCGAGCCCGGCGCTGCGTCCGCGGGTGCGCCTCGCGCTGCGGGTGGGGTCTGCCTGGGGACTGATGACGGGCTTCCTCACGTCCTACATCGCCTCTGCCGCACCCGCCGAGTCGGTTGCGCCCGGAAACTACGGCGTACTCCTCGGCACGGCCGCGTTCCTGCTCACCTTCGTTTCGATCGGTGGCGGACCGCTTGTCGAGCAATGGATCCTGCGCTCCAACCTCGCACGGCACGATCGGGTCCCCTGGCCGTGCCTGCCGTTCCTCGACTTCATGACCGAGTGCCTGATTCTTCGGCAGGTGGGGCACGGCTACATCTTCGTCCACCGCGAACTCCTTGACTTCCTCGCTCAGAACCACCGAGAGGACGCCCCAAGGTCCGTTCTGCCGGATCGCCGTACCCGAACGGATCCTCGCTGA
- a CDS encoding LysR family transcriptional regulator has product MRIEQLEYLAAVTRLGSLRRAAQELHVSQPALSETIRNLERELSVTLLDRKRSGASISSDGRELLPYITGVLEAVDRLNRAADQQHQSNRMVRLGTVNAATVSLLAPAVQAFRRIHPETRVEVMPAQQADIHRSLLEGGLDLGLVNVLAGDDPPHDLDSTLLLRGRVVACVRADSPLASLDTLTTDDLLTEPLIVMRAGYLMHRYVHRLYDGRVPFSYSTDGAEMGKLMVAEGMGVTLLPDYSVRGDPLERLGAITIRPLSLPQTEVFLLLQGRPSPRLPSAVRDLHHQLVHHARLHPVP; this is encoded by the coding sequence TTGCGGATCGAGCAGCTGGAGTACCTCGCGGCGGTCACCCGCCTCGGATCACTGCGCAGGGCGGCCCAGGAACTGCACGTCTCCCAGCCCGCGCTGAGCGAGACCATCCGGAACCTGGAGCGGGAGCTGTCGGTGACGCTCCTGGACCGCAAGCGGTCCGGCGCCAGCATCAGCAGCGACGGGCGGGAGCTCCTGCCCTACATCACCGGCGTCCTGGAGGCCGTCGACCGGCTCAACCGGGCCGCCGACCAGCAGCACCAGAGCAACCGGATGGTCCGGCTCGGCACCGTCAACGCCGCGACGGTCTCGCTGCTCGCCCCCGCCGTCCAGGCGTTCCGCCGGATCCACCCCGAGACCCGGGTCGAGGTGATGCCCGCCCAGCAGGCCGACATCCACCGGTCGCTCCTCGAAGGCGGCCTCGACCTCGGCCTCGTCAACGTGCTCGCGGGCGACGACCCGCCGCACGACCTCGACTCCACCCTCCTGCTGCGCGGCAGGGTCGTCGCCTGCGTCCGCGCCGACAGCCCCCTGGCCTCGCTGGACACGCTCACCACCGACGACCTGCTCACCGAGCCGCTCATCGTCATGCGCGCGGGCTACCTCATGCACCGGTACGTCCACCGCCTCTACGACGGCCGCGTCCCGTTCTCCTACTCCACCGACGGCGCCGAGATGGGCAAGCTCATGGTCGCCGAAGGCATGGGCGTCACCCTCCTGCCCGACTACAGCGTGCGCGGCGACCCCCTGGAACGCCTCGGCGCCATCACCATCCGCCCCCTCTCCCTCCCCCAGACCGAGGTCTTCCTCCTCCTCCAGGGCCGCCCCTCCCCCCGCCTCCCCAGCGCCGTCCGCGACCTGCACCACCAGCTCGTCCACCACGCCCGCCTCCACCCCGTCCCCTGA
- a CDS encoding SfnB family sulfur acquisition oxidoreductase — MSATVIRTGDQAVAAARDLAARLAEGASARDLDRRLPHAELDALSEAGIFGLTVPARFGGADVPVTALAEVFRLIAAADPSIGQIPHSHFVFLEALRLRGTEAQQARFFAEALAGRRFANAQSERSGRTITDDATTLTPDGAGGFVLDGEKFYATGSLFAHWLVVRAVLPHEAPTPSGALRKAVAYIPADAPGVTIEDDWDALGQRTTGSGTVRLARVAVPADAVVPYTEIFDVPTAYGSFAQVLHAALDAGIARAALTEAVRQVARARPWFESGADRAAEDPLLVQQAGELEITVRAAEALLREAAEAVDAARTAPDETTTVHASVTTAVAKVATARACVEASSALFELAGTRGALAGLNLSRYWRDARTHTLHDPSRWKVQHIGRHLLDGAAPPRHGLL; from the coding sequence GTGAGCGCCACGGTGATCCGCACCGGCGACCAGGCCGTCGCGGCGGCCCGCGACCTCGCCGCCCGGCTGGCCGAGGGCGCCTCCGCCCGCGACCTCGACCGCCGCCTCCCGCATGCCGAACTCGACGCGCTGTCCGAAGCCGGGATCTTCGGGCTGACCGTCCCCGCCCGCTTCGGCGGCGCCGACGTGCCCGTCACCGCGCTCGCCGAGGTCTTCCGGCTGATCGCCGCGGCGGACCCGAGCATCGGCCAGATCCCGCACAGCCACTTCGTGTTCCTCGAGGCGCTGCGCCTGCGCGGCACCGAGGCCCAGCAGGCGCGCTTCTTCGCCGAGGCGCTGGCCGGGCGCCGGTTCGCCAACGCCCAGTCCGAGCGGTCCGGCCGCACCATCACCGACGACGCGACGACCCTCACCCCCGATGGCGCGGGCGGCTTCGTCCTGGACGGCGAGAAGTTCTACGCCACGGGCTCGCTGTTCGCGCACTGGCTCGTCGTCCGCGCCGTCCTCCCGCACGAGGCGCCGACCCCGTCCGGGGCCCTGCGCAAGGCCGTCGCCTACATCCCCGCCGACGCCCCGGGCGTCACCATCGAGGACGACTGGGACGCGCTCGGCCAGCGCACCACGGGCAGCGGCACGGTCCGGCTCGCCCGGGTCGCGGTGCCCGCCGACGCCGTCGTCCCCTACACCGAGATCTTCGACGTGCCCACCGCCTACGGCTCGTTCGCCCAGGTCCTGCACGCCGCCCTGGACGCCGGGATCGCCCGCGCCGCCCTCACCGAGGCGGTCCGGCAGGTCGCCCGCGCCCGGCCGTGGTTCGAGAGCGGCGCGGACCGGGCCGCCGAGGACCCGCTGCTCGTCCAGCAGGCGGGGGAGCTGGAGATCACCGTCCGCGCCGCCGAAGCCCTGCTGCGGGAGGCCGCCGAGGCCGTCGACGCCGCCCGCACCGCCCCCGACGAGACGACCACCGTGCACGCCTCGGTCACCACGGCCGTCGCCAAGGTCGCCACGGCCCGCGCCTGTGTGGAGGCGTCCTCCGCCCTGTTCGAGCTGGCGGGGACGCGCGGTGCCCTCGCCGGGCTCAACCTCTCCCGGTACTGGCGCGACGCCCGCACGCACACCCTGCACGACCCGTCC